In Acidobacteriota bacterium, a single window of DNA contains:
- a CDS encoding MBL fold metallo-hydrolase translates to MFGVVPKLLWEKKVRADALNRIACGTNAVLVRAFGRLVLIETGIGNKLPEKLAKIYDAKAQLLRELEAVGVRRQEIEVVINSHLHFDHCGWNTFRNERGEVEPTFPNATYYVQRGEWEHGSRQLERDRVSYISDNYDPLIRNGQMRLLDGEGDVMPGISVVIYPGHTRNMQAIILESEAQKACYISDLIPTTRHLDLTWVMAYDLYPLETIESRKRFYEQAIPEKWLTIFTHDHETPWAYLEREWGSKVIAKPA, encoded by the coding sequence ATGTTCGGCGTGGTTCCCAAACTATTATGGGAAAAAAAGGTGCGGGCAGATGCTCTGAATCGAATCGCCTGTGGCACGAATGCGGTCTTGGTCCGCGCCTTTGGACGATTGGTGCTCATTGAAACCGGTATCGGCAACAAACTTCCGGAGAAGCTCGCAAAGATCTACGACGCCAAGGCTCAGCTGCTGCGCGAATTGGAGGCTGTTGGTGTAAGGCGGCAAGAGATCGAGGTCGTCATCAACTCGCATCTACATTTCGATCATTGCGGCTGGAACACCTTTCGCAACGAGCGCGGCGAAGTGGAGCCCACCTTCCCGAACGCCACCTACTACGTGCAGAGAGGCGAGTGGGAGCACGGGAGCAGACAACTGGAACGCGATCGCGTGAGCTACATAAGCGATAACTACGATCCACTGATCCGAAATGGGCAGATGCGGTTGCTCGATGGGGAGGGCGACGTCATGCCAGGAATCTCAGTCGTTATCTATCCCGGGCATACGAGAAATATGCAGGCAATCATTCTGGAAAGTGAAGCGCAAAAAGCCTGCTACATCTCCGACTTAATTCCGACCACCAGGCACCTCGACCTCACTTGGGTAATGGCCTACGATCTATATCCACTCGAAACGATCGAGAGCCGCAAACGCTTTTACGAGCAGGCGATTCCGGAGAAATGGCTCACGATTTTCACTCACGATCACGAGACGCCCTGGGCATACCTCGAACGCGAGTGGGGGAGCAAGGTCATCGCCAAGCCAGCCTAA
- a CDS encoding radical SAM protein: MNEMPERPTPPMPPSRVRRDFAGATRRVRELWMIGKALANTDHPVMAHIVPMRRCNLSCAYCNEYDDVSKPVPVETMYGRIDRLAELGTTIITISGGEPLLHPELDLIISRIRQHGIIAGMITNGYLLTAERIHGLNKAGLDHLQISIDNVKPDDISKKSLKVLDKKLQLLSQHAVFHVNINSVVGGGIHNPQDAVVVGTRALELGFTSTIGIIHDGSGQLKPLQPEEREVYRRMKSFEKKNYSRFNHFQDAIADGRPNKWRCRAGSRYLYVCEDGLVHYCSQQRGYPAKPLDEYTIADVRREFLTEKGCAPHCTISCVHQISYIDHWRAPQTISAMPAPQEIDVDVRELVQIE; the protein is encoded by the coding sequence ATGAACGAGATGCCAGAGAGACCGACTCCCCCAATGCCGCCGTCGCGAGTGCGGCGCGACTTTGCCGGCGCCACCCGGCGAGTCCGCGAACTTTGGATGATCGGCAAGGCTCTCGCAAACACCGACCATCCCGTAATGGCACACATTGTGCCCATGCGGCGCTGCAATCTCTCCTGCGCATACTGCAACGAATACGACGACGTCTCAAAACCGGTTCCCGTAGAGACGATGTACGGCCGCATTGATCGTCTCGCGGAACTGGGAACGACAATCATCACCATCAGCGGCGGCGAGCCGTTGCTCCATCCGGAACTTGATCTGATCATCTCCCGAATCCGGCAGCACGGAATCATTGCGGGAATGATCACTAACGGCTATCTGCTGACGGCTGAACGCATCCATGGGTTGAATAAGGCCGGACTCGATCACCTCCAGATTTCGATCGATAACGTGAAGCCGGACGACATCTCGAAGAAGAGTCTGAAGGTGCTCGACAAAAAGTTGCAGCTTCTCTCACAGCACGCTGTATTTCACGTGAACATCAACTCGGTGGTTGGCGGCGGCATTCACAATCCGCAGGACGCAGTTGTTGTTGGAACGCGCGCCCTGGAACTCGGGTTCACTTCGACCATCGGCATCATCCATGATGGCAGCGGGCAGTTAAAGCCGCTGCAGCCGGAAGAGCGCGAAGTGTATCGCCGGATGAAGTCGTTCGAGAAGAAAAACTACTCGCGCTTTAATCATTTCCAGGACGCGATTGCCGATGGCAGGCCGAACAAGTGGCGTTGCCGCGCCGGCTCGCGCTACTTGTACGTCTGCGAGGATGGGCTGGTGCACTACTGCTCACAACAGCGCGGATATCCTGCCAAGCCGCTGGACGAATACACGATCGCCGATGTCCGCCGGGAATTTCTGACCGAGAAGGGCTGTGCCCCGCACTGCACTATTTCGTGCGTTCACCAGATCTCCTACATCGACCACTGGCGTGCTCCCCAGACCATATCAGCGATGCCCGCACCGCAAGAGATCGACGTCGATGTCCGGGAACTGGTGCAAATCGAATAG
- a CDS encoding dipeptidyl-peptidase IV, producing MPLTSLRLIAVVFISVISAAQEARRLPSIPEIFAPGGVTGREPETVKWSPDGTRVSYVLRDDSGEHGQLYYIDVANGKPAVLVATEKLASLSPPETTVGKQNKDDRDRERRSRYSIAGYHWAPDSKHLLFDSKGQLWYYTLESGTGVEVTSGADPSSDPKFSPDGKRISYVRKHNLYVRSISGDSKENQLTFSNENDGDNILNGEVDWVYEEELGVRSNCFWSPDGKRIAYLQMNEAQVPEYPITDYIPDHPTVDHQKYPNAGDPNPEVRVGVIDSNGGRTHWINIPGLAGKQNKNDYYIPRFGWVNKDVLYVQVLNRDQNQLDIYFVDTPTGHSQLMLSEKDDAWVMWNDTFRVLKSGDQFLWESWRDGHTHLYLYSFNKSNPLNSAAKLEHQLTSGNYEVTGVDGIDEESSTIFYTSNEGDDRQQNLFSIRLDGTGKQRISHEDGAHKASFPEQGRYYVDTYSALLTPPRMQLCSFSGTCNAFWTSRPLTSYEILRPQFVDFTADDGTVLHGELIMPPGASADQKVPLLMNPYGGPEAQEVHDRWGAATFFFDQILAHDGVAVLRVDNRGMGYRGRKFATALRHEFGKVELNDQLTALDQALNRFPQLDGNRLGWWGWSYGGFMTSYALTHSKRFKAGVAVAPVTDWHNYDSIYTERYMGLPKDNPDGYRAGSVQLAAPNLSGRLLIVHGTSDDNVHMQNTMQLAQAFINSGKQVEVLLFPRKTHGIAGPAPRTVLFERIRAVFDSELLGWSSDKIAASNPPFSPSASQGSGR from the coding sequence ATGCCCTTGACGTCACTTCGATTGATAGCAGTCGTCTTCATTTCTGTTATTTCTGCGGCACAAGAAGCACGAAGGCTCCCAAGCATTCCGGAGATCTTCGCTCCGGGCGGAGTTACGGGCCGTGAACCGGAAACAGTGAAATGGAGTCCTGATGGAACTCGCGTGTCCTATGTTTTGCGTGACGATTCCGGAGAGCATGGACAGCTTTACTACATCGATGTCGCAAACGGGAAACCCGCAGTTCTGGTTGCAACCGAAAAGCTGGCGTCACTTTCGCCTCCAGAGACTACCGTCGGCAAGCAGAACAAAGACGATCGTGACCGCGAGCGGCGCAGCCGTTACTCCATCGCTGGGTACCATTGGGCCCCCGATTCCAAGCACCTGCTCTTCGACTCCAAAGGCCAGCTTTGGTACTACACGCTTGAATCCGGAACCGGCGTAGAGGTTACCTCGGGAGCCGATCCGAGCAGCGATCCCAAGTTTTCTCCCGATGGCAAGCGGATTTCTTATGTACGCAAGCACAACCTCTACGTGCGTTCCATTTCGGGAGACTCGAAAGAGAACCAACTAACCTTCAGCAACGAGAACGATGGCGACAACATCCTGAATGGCGAGGTGGATTGGGTCTACGAAGAAGAACTAGGAGTGCGCAGCAACTGCTTCTGGTCACCTGATGGAAAGCGTATTGCATACCTGCAGATGAATGAGGCTCAGGTTCCCGAATATCCGATCACGGACTACATTCCCGATCATCCGACGGTCGATCATCAGAAGTATCCCAATGCGGGAGATCCAAATCCGGAGGTGCGAGTAGGTGTGATCGACTCCAACGGCGGCAGGACGCATTGGATCAACATCCCCGGCCTCGCGGGCAAGCAGAACAAGAACGACTACTACATTCCCCGCTTTGGATGGGTGAACAAAGATGTGCTTTACGTGCAAGTTCTAAATCGCGATCAGAACCAGCTCGATATCTATTTTGTGGATACACCCACTGGGCATTCGCAGCTCATGCTGTCAGAGAAAGACGACGCATGGGTCATGTGGAATGACACGTTTCGGGTTCTCAAATCAGGTGACCAGTTTCTGTGGGAGAGCTGGCGCGACGGTCACACTCATCTTTATCTATACAGCTTCAACAAAAGCAATCCGCTGAACTCGGCGGCCAAGCTTGAGCATCAGCTGACGAGCGGCAACTACGAAGTCACCGGCGTGGACGGCATAGATGAGGAGAGTAGCACCATCTTCTACACCTCGAATGAGGGCGATGATCGGCAGCAGAACCTGTTTTCTATAAGATTGGATGGAACAGGCAAGCAGCGAATCTCCCACGAAGACGGGGCGCACAAAGCCAGCTTCCCTGAGCAAGGCCGGTACTACGTCGATACATACTCCGCGCTTCTCACCCCACCGCGAATGCAGTTGTGTTCCTTTTCGGGAACATGCAATGCGTTCTGGACTTCGCGTCCGCTCACATCCTATGAAATCCTGCGACCGCAGTTCGTGGACTTCACCGCCGATGATGGGACAGTTCTTCATGGTGAGCTGATAATGCCGCCGGGAGCATCGGCCGATCAGAAAGTCCCGCTCCTGATGAATCCATACGGCGGCCCTGAAGCACAGGAGGTTCACGATCGTTGGGGAGCAGCCACGTTCTTCTTCGATCAGATTTTGGCTCATGACGGCGTAGCGGTGCTGCGCGTCGATAATCGCGGTATGGGATACCGGGGAAGGAAGTTCGCCACAGCTCTGCGACATGAATTCGGCAAAGTGGAACTCAACGATCAGCTCACTGCACTTGACCAGGCACTGAATCGTTTCCCGCAACTGGATGGCAACCGCCTGGGCTGGTGGGGCTGGAGTTATGGCGGATTCATGACGAGCTATGCCCTCACTCACTCCAAGCGTTTCAAAGCGGGTGTCGCAGTGGCTCCGGTAACCGACTGGCACAACTACGATTCGATTTATACCGAGCGCTACATGGGATTGCCTAAAGATAATCCGGATGGATACCGCGCAGGCTCCGTACAACTTGCAGCTCCGAATCTCTCCGGCCGGTTGCTCATTGTGCATGGCACCAGCGACGACAACGTGCACATGCAGAACACCATGCAATTGGCGCAGGCATTTATCAATTCGGGAAAGCAGGTCGAAGTGTTGCTGTTTCCCCGCAAGACTCACGGCATTGCCGGCCCCGCTCCGCGAACGGTCCTATTCGAACGCATTCGCGCCGTTTTCGATAGCGAGCTGCTAGGCTGGTCGTCCGACAAGATAGCCGCCTCCAACCCGCCGTTCTCGCCTTCTGCTTCGCAGGGGAGTGGTCGTTGA
- a CDS encoding ketoacyl reductase, which yields MDLLDRLDFHLSPRSKKFLIGAAVVTVGGVVLGAAAAGLAASAFLRSRRSFSLSGKVVFITGGSRGLGLAMAEEFARRGAKVAICARDSDELVRARQCIERETGVTVMTFVCDVSDRAQVESTVQDVQNHFGTIDVLVNNAGIIAVGPIENQTLEDFEEAMKVNFWSQVYATLAVLPEMRRHPEARIVNITSIGGKVSVPHLLPYSCSKFAAVALSEGLRAELGNTGIKVVTVVPGLMRTGSHINAEFKGKHSQEFTWFSLSGTNPMTSISVSRAAKQIADATASGRSELIISWQAELLARFHGIAPELTTEILGLVSRTLPSAGESDEKRKGKDSENAVTKSALTALGQMAARRYNQTPA from the coding sequence ATGGATCTGCTCGACCGCCTGGATTTCCACCTCTCTCCTCGCAGCAAGAAATTCCTGATTGGCGCCGCAGTTGTGACAGTGGGCGGCGTTGTGCTGGGCGCAGCGGCAGCAGGGCTAGCAGCCTCGGCTTTTCTGCGCAGCAGACGCAGCTTCTCGCTCTCAGGCAAAGTAGTCTTCATCACCGGCGGATCCCGTGGGCTTGGTCTGGCCATGGCGGAAGAGTTCGCGCGTCGTGGAGCTAAGGTCGCTATATGTGCCCGCGACTCGGACGAACTGGTAAGAGCGCGGCAATGCATCGAGCGCGAAACCGGCGTAACAGTCATGACTTTTGTCTGCGATGTCTCTGACCGTGCTCAAGTCGAGAGCACTGTTCAGGACGTCCAAAACCATTTTGGCACAATCGACGTACTGGTAAACAATGCCGGCATCATTGCGGTTGGCCCAATCGAGAATCAGACGCTCGAAGATTTTGAAGAGGCGATGAAGGTGAATTTCTGGAGTCAGGTCTACGCTACATTGGCTGTGCTCCCAGAAATGCGTCGACATCCTGAAGCTCGCATTGTGAACATCACCTCGATCGGCGGCAAAGTTAGCGTTCCACACCTCCTCCCGTACAGCTGCTCGAAATTCGCCGCAGTCGCCCTTTCCGAAGGGCTGCGAGCCGAACTGGGAAACACCGGGATCAAAGTTGTGACGGTCGTTCCCGGACTCATGCGAACGGGCTCACACATCAATGCGGAATTCAAAGGCAAGCACAGTCAGGAATTCACCTGGTTCAGCCTGAGTGGAACAAATCCAATGACATCGATCAGCGTGAGTCGCGCAGCGAAACAGATTGCTGATGCGACGGCAAGTGGCAGGTCAGAGCTGATCATCAGCTGGCAGGCTGAGCTGCTGGCGCGCTTCCACGGCATTGCTCCGGAACTCACAACTGAGATCCTTGGACTCGTGAGCCGCACTCTGCCGAGTGCTGGCGAATCAGACGAAAAACGTAAGGGCAAAGACAGCGAGAATGCCGTCACCAAGTCCGCGCTGACCGCACTCGGACAAATGGCAGCGAGACGCTACAACCAGACACCGGCATAG
- a CDS encoding short-chain dehydrogenase, whose product MPTKSPRKVSTKNEKRRGSLMQFPSRSSGQQQEPKPPFPAQHQPRPAIETKMKPRPRYEAPLYKGSQKLKDKVALITGGDSGIGRAVAVLYAREGADLAIVYLPEEQQDAEETKRAVENEGRECLLISGDVSDAGFCRRAVSQTVRRLGQLDILVNNAAYQHRQEGLEKLTEEQWEKTFRTNIFGYFYMAKAAIQHMKRGSAIVNTSSETGLEGNKQLLDYSATKGAINAFSKSLAQNLADKGIRVNAVAPGPVWTPLNIADKPAEEAGKHGQDTPLGRPAQPEEVAPAYVFFAAESCSSYITGEVLSIMGGETTAA is encoded by the coding sequence ATGCCTACCAAGTCGCCCCGCAAAGTCAGCACGAAAAACGAAAAAAGAAGAGGAAGCCTGATGCAGTTTCCGTCCCGCAGCTCAGGTCAGCAACAGGAGCCAAAGCCTCCTTTTCCAGCGCAGCATCAGCCGCGTCCGGCGATCGAAACCAAAATGAAACCACGTCCTCGATACGAAGCTCCTCTCTATAAGGGTTCGCAGAAGCTCAAGGACAAGGTGGCTCTCATCACTGGCGGCGACTCGGGAATCGGCCGAGCTGTAGCTGTGCTCTACGCACGCGAAGGCGCGGATCTGGCGATCGTGTATCTCCCCGAGGAGCAGCAGGACGCCGAAGAAACCAAGCGAGCTGTCGAGAATGAAGGACGCGAATGCCTGCTGATTTCGGGAGATGTCAGCGATGCCGGATTCTGCCGTCGTGCAGTTTCGCAGACGGTTCGCCGGCTCGGGCAGCTCGACATTCTCGTAAATAACGCCGCTTACCAGCATCGTCAGGAAGGACTCGAGAAGCTCACGGAAGAACAGTGGGAGAAGACGTTCCGCACAAATATCTTCGGCTACTTCTATATGGCTAAGGCAGCGATCCAGCACATGAAGCGGGGCAGTGCGATCGTCAATACCAGTTCCGAAACGGGTCTTGAAGGCAACAAGCAGTTGCTCGACTACTCCGCGACAAAAGGAGCGATCAATGCGTTTTCCAAGTCATTGGCACAAAACCTGGCCGACAAGGGAATACGCGTGAATGCTGTAGCGCCAGGTCCAGTTTGGACTCCACTGAACATCGCCGACAAGCCGGCGGAAGAAGCAGGCAAGCATGGCCAGGACACGCCGCTCGGCCGTCCCGCACAGCCGGAGGAAGTGGCTCCGGCGTATGTATTCTTCGCTGCAGAATCCTGCTCCAGCTACATTACCGGAGAAGTGCTCTCGATCATGGGTGGTGAAACGACTGCGGCGTGA
- a CDS encoding flagellar motor protein MotB: MPVTNWICLIQRRGFMKFRASLSTFVLTLAAALLLVTGCAKKPVAAKVEAPPPPQPQPSVSLSVYPQEIKKGESAKLTWEAKNATDVTIESLGSIDLNGSMSVNPAESTTYHIVAKGPGGSSDATARLTVSVPPAPVTAVVQPSLRELFERNVKDAFFAYDSYDIDSETSQMLSSNANFLQEHPELTFTVIGHCDERGSEEYNLALGASRAEAVKQALVKHGVGGNRIATNSVGKEQPFCTDSNEECWHLNRRGHFTVPQ; encoded by the coding sequence ATGCCCGTAACCAACTGGATCTGTCTGATCCAAAGGAGAGGTTTTATGAAGTTCCGCGCGTCGTTATCTACATTTGTTTTAACTCTCGCAGCCGCACTGCTTCTGGTCACTGGCTGCGCCAAGAAGCCGGTGGCTGCCAAAGTTGAGGCGCCTCCGCCGCCGCAGCCACAGCCGAGCGTCAGCTTAAGCGTCTATCCGCAAGAGATTAAGAAGGGAGAATCGGCAAAGCTCACGTGGGAAGCTAAGAATGCTACCGATGTCACGATCGAGTCGCTTGGTTCGATCGACCTGAACGGTTCGATGTCCGTGAATCCGGCCGAATCCACGACCTATCACATCGTTGCCAAAGGTCCGGGCGGAAGTTCCGATGCCACCGCTCGGCTGACAGTCAGCGTTCCGCCTGCTCCAGTAACCGCGGTTGTGCAGCCAAGCTTGCGTGAACTCTTCGAGCGCAATGTGAAAGACGCTTTCTTCGCCTATGACTCGTATGACATCGACTCTGAAACGTCGCAGATGCTTTCCTCAAACGCGAACTTCCTGCAGGAACATCCGGAGCTGACGTTCACGGTAATAGGCCATTGCGACGAGCGCGGATCGGAAGAATACAATCTGGCTCTGGGCGCCAGCCGCGCTGAAGCGGTGAAGCAAGCGCTGGTGAAGCATGGTGTTGGCGGCAACCGGATCGCAACCAACAGCGTTGGCAAGGAGCAGCCGTTCTGCACCGATTCCAATGAGGAGTGCTGGCATTTGAATCGACGCGGCCACTTCACAGTCCCGCAGTAA
- a CDS encoding lytic transglycosylase — MKPPMKKITRECTLLAISVVLTLLATACETSEKTKPRTTPVARAQAPTLVAQAKNPQARPPAPAATAPKPVLDPVDRIIQQAEKQYQQGQQEYAAGHLEGAKQSFDKAVNVLLEGEIDVRSDERLQRELDKITEGINQLEVAALQQGDGFTEQRAQPAPIDEANDLTFPVDQNIKAKAEAQVKETRSDLPLVMNDYVAGYINFYSTRGHGTVERALVRSGRYRDMILRVLKEEGVPQDLLYLAEAESGFEPLALSRAGARGMWQFMASRANGYGLQRSWWIDERQDPEKATRAAARHLKDLYNQFGDWYLAIAAYNSGPGNVQQAVRRTGYADFWELYRRNVLPRETKNYVPIILAFTVMAKNPKQYGLDDVQPALPLETDSVRIDYPVDLRLIAECVDSDIGRLTELNPSLLRLTTPKDSVYDLRLPAGTKEKFAHAIAAIPLDKRVSWRYHHVNSGDTLDSIARQYHTTPTAIRGVNQLPSEQLRAESKIIIPVTVGRIAGTGALAYSRKATHYRVRTGDTVASVADDFGVPADRLRRWNGLKGNHLTHGRMLVIYRPVAAEQSVVINSPSRHSKARRKSTSSAHGAPKSTHKNATTASQSASQKSTSAKSSSSDGSQRAATTSTSAGLR; from the coding sequence ATGAAGCCGCCTATGAAGAAGATAACTCGGGAGTGCACCTTGCTGGCCATTAGCGTTGTGTTAACGCTGCTTGCTACAGCGTGCGAGACTTCGGAAAAGACCAAACCACGTACAACGCCAGTAGCCCGGGCGCAGGCTCCAACGCTTGTCGCTCAAGCCAAGAATCCTCAGGCCAGGCCTCCTGCTCCAGCGGCAACCGCGCCAAAGCCAGTACTTGATCCCGTCGACCGAATCATCCAGCAAGCCGAAAAGCAGTACCAGCAGGGCCAGCAGGAATACGCTGCCGGACATCTTGAAGGCGCGAAACAAAGTTTTGATAAGGCTGTAAACGTATTGCTTGAGGGTGAGATCGACGTCCGTTCCGACGAACGCCTCCAGCGTGAGCTCGATAAGATCACGGAAGGGATCAATCAGCTCGAAGTTGCCGCCTTACAGCAGGGTGACGGATTCACAGAGCAAAGGGCTCAGCCAGCTCCAATCGACGAAGCGAACGATTTAACTTTCCCGGTTGACCAGAACATAAAGGCCAAGGCGGAAGCGCAGGTGAAGGAAACCCGCTCTGATCTGCCCCTGGTAATGAACGATTATGTTGCCGGATACATCAATTTCTACTCCACTCGCGGACACGGAACTGTCGAACGCGCGTTAGTGCGATCTGGACGATATCGCGACATGATCCTGCGCGTTCTCAAGGAAGAGGGCGTTCCACAGGACCTGCTTTACCTTGCCGAAGCCGAATCTGGTTTTGAACCGCTTGCGCTGTCACGGGCTGGAGCGCGCGGAATGTGGCAGTTTATGGCCAGCCGGGCTAACGGATACGGTTTACAGCGAAGCTGGTGGATCGACGAGCGCCAGGATCCCGAGAAGGCCACCCGAGCGGCGGCACGTCATTTAAAGGACCTCTACAACCAGTTTGGAGACTGGTATCTGGCCATAGCGGCCTACAACTCCGGTCCCGGCAATGTTCAGCAGGCTGTGCGCAGAACCGGTTACGCCGACTTCTGGGAGCTATACCGCCGCAATGTCCTTCCGAGAGAGACCAAGAATTATGTTCCCATCATTCTGGCCTTTACTGTTATGGCTAAGAACCCCAAGCAGTACGGACTTGATGACGTCCAGCCAGCCCTGCCGCTTGAAACTGATAGCGTCCGTATCGATTATCCAGTCGATCTTAGGCTCATCGCGGAGTGCGTTGACAGCGACATCGGCCGCCTGACTGAGCTGAATCCCAGCCTTCTGCGCTTAACTACGCCCAAGGATTCCGTCTACGACCTCCGTCTTCCCGCCGGAACGAAGGAGAAATTTGCCCATGCGATTGCGGCGATCCCGTTGGATAAACGCGTCTCCTGGCGATATCACCATGTAAACTCCGGCGACACGCTGGACAGCATTGCGCGGCAATACCACACCACTCCGACTGCGATTCGGGGGGTTAATCAACTCCCAAGTGAGCAACTTCGCGCCGAAAGCAAGATTATTATCCCGGTCACCGTGGGCAGAATCGCCGGAACTGGGGCGCTGGCTTACTCCAGGAAGGCGACCCATTACAGAGTCCGCACAGGTGACACCGTAGCTTCGGTTGCGGATGATTTTGGCGTGCCTGCCGACCGTTTGCGGCGCTGGAACGGTCTGAAGGGCAATCACCTGACTCACGGAAGAATGCTCGTAATCTATCGACCCGTAGCTGCCGAACAGTCTGTCGTGATTAACAGTCCTTCGCGTCACTCGAAAGCCCGCCGCAAGTCCACCTCTTCGGCCCACGGCGCGCCCAAATCGACCCACAAAAATGCGACCACGGCGTCCCAATCCGCTTCCCAGAAGAGTACCTCGGCTAAGAGCTCTTCCTCTGACGGTTCGCAGCGCGCTGCTACAACAAGCACTTCGGCTGGTCTGCGCTAG